From the genome of Actinomycetota bacterium:
GGCACATTGTTGCAACGATGCGAGGTTATGACCATTCGCAGGTTGTGGCGGCCTTCGCGGCTTCCTACTTTCAAGTCAGCTTGAAAAGCCTCGTCGCCGGTCCTGCCGAGAGAAAGGAACAGGCATGACGGACGTAGCAACGCCCACGACCGAGCGCCCGACGGCCGAAGAGCCCGAGTGGAAGCCCGGCAGGGGGCCGATCGACTGGTTGGGTGGGTGGCGCGTCTGCTGGATCGGCAGCCTCGCCTTCCTCGGCCTGGCCATCGCGATCCGCATCTTCCAGCAGTTCACCGCCTGGACGATCGGGATCGACGCCGCCAGCGAGGACTTCGGCCTGTACTACCGCAGCCTGTTCATCGCCGAGGTGGTCGGCGTGACCGTGGGCACGCTGATGTGGTGGGGCTACCTGGTCCGCAAGGGCCGCACGGTGGTGCTCAAGGAGGCCAGGCACCCCGAGGAGGTCCGCCGGATCGCCGTGTTCTGGGGGCTGGTCGGGATCACCTGCGTGATCCTGTACATCATGGCCAGCTTCTGGCCCAACCAGGACGGCTCCTGGCACCAGACGGCCGTGCGCGACACCGCCCTGACCCCGGCCCACATCCCGATGTTCTTCCTGTTCTTCCCCCTCGGGATCACCTTCACCGTCGGCACCTACCTCTACGGCCGCTACTGGCTGCCCAAGGTGTACGGGGCCGAGAAGGGCTTCCCCTGGTCGTTCTTCTTCCTGATCGCCGCCTCGGTCACCGAGATGGCCCAGGTCGCCATGAACGAGTGGGGCCACAGCCTCTGGATCACCGAGGAGATCTTCGCCGTCCCGTTCCACTGGCCGTTCGTCTTCTACGGCTGGCTGGCGGCCGGGATCTTCGCCCTCTGGGCCGAGACGCTGATCCGCCTGCTCCAGATCGAGGGCGAGATCGAGGCCGAGGCCGGACAGCCGGCGGAGGAGGTCGCCTAGCGGTCCCCGGAGCTTCCTGCAGCACGCCGTAGTACCCGCCGTGACGGCGCGCGGCCGTCGCGGCGGGGTCAGGTCGAGAGCGGGAGGTTGGAACGTGGCCGTCGACTCCAAGACCCTCGAGCTCCGCCAGCTCGTCAACAAGAAGTACAAGTACATCGACCGCAAGTGGGACGCGGTCTTCTGGATCACGGCCGCCTTCGTGGTGGGCGCGGCCGCCGACATCACCAAGCAGCTGTTCGCGGGCGACTGGGACTTCTGGACCGACTGGAAGGACCGGCAGTGGTGGCCGATCATCACGCCGTTCGCGATCATCATCATCGGCTCGGCCCTGCAGTACATCCAGTGGCTGGCCTGGCGCTTCCCCACAGGGATGACCTACACGGCGGTGTGCATGTTCCTGTGCACGCTGATCGGCCGCTGGCTGCAGTGGGGCGCCTTCGTCTACTACCCGATGAACTTCGTCTGGCCGGCGACGATGGTGGCGGCGGCGATCTTCGCCGACTGGGTGTTGCTGAAAACCAAGAGCTTCGTGCTCACCTCGGTGATCGGCGGCATCTTGTTCGCGGTCACCTGGTGGATATCCAACTACATCCCAATGGCGCCGTTCCTCCAACCGGCGCAATGGATGGATCGGGTGGTGACCGTCGCCGACGTCCAGGGCATCGAGTACGTCCGCAGCCAGACCCCCGAGTACCTCCGGATCATCGAGTCCGGCTCGCTGCGGACCTTCCTCGGTGAGACGCAGTACGTCTCGCTGGTCTTCGGGGCGACGGTCGCCGTCGCCGGGTACTGGGTCGGGCAGTTCATCGGGCGCGGTCTGGCCATCTGGCCGATCGGCCGCTTCATGAAGAAGTGGTGATGACGATGCGACGCCGAATCCGCCGGGTCTTCTGGGCCACCCTCGTGGCCGGGGCGCTGCTGGTCGGGTCAGCCCCGGCCGCCTCCGCCCACGGCGAGCGGGCCCAGGAGGCGTTCCTGCGCATGCGCACGGTGGCCTGGATCGACACCACCTACTCCAGGACCACGGTCAGGCAGGGCGAGACCTTCACCATCACCGGCACGGCCAAGATCCTGGACGCCTGGCCGACCAAGCTGGCCGCCGGCGCGCCCAACACCGGCTTCATGGGGATCATCGCCCCCGGCCCGGTGGTGCTGCTGAAGGAGCGGACCATCAACGGCGTGTCGGCGCCGACCCGCATCGACATCCGCCGCGGTGGCATCTACGAGTTCAGCATGACCGTGGCCGGGCGCCGCCCCGGCAGGTGGCACGTGCACCCGTCCTTCTCGGTCAAGGGCGCCGGCACCCTGCTCGGCCCCGGCGAGTGGATCACCGTCGAGGAGAACCCCGACGGCTTCACCAACGACGTGCAGCTGGTCGGCGGGGGCACCGTCAACCTCGAGAACTACCAGCTCACGCCCGTCTGGATCTGGCTGATCCTGACCTTCCTGATCGGCCTGGCCTGGATGATCTACTGGACGGTCCCCAAGCGGACGGTGACCAACCTGGCCGTGACCAGCCAGATCCCGCTCAACACGGACGGGATGGAGTACGGGCTGATCACCAAGAAAGACCATCGCAACATGAACCTGTTCGTCCTCGGGACGGTGCTGCTGCTGGTGGTCGGCTGGATATGGCAGTCGGCGGCCTTCCCGGACAAGATGCCGCAGCAGATCATCCAGTTCGCTCCGCCCGAGCCGGCCATCGCCAGCGCGCCCGCGCTGGCCGAGTCGGCGGTGGGCTCGGCCACCTACGACGCCGCCAGCCAGACCCTGACCGTCGAGACGGACATCACCAACCTCAGCCAGGAGCCCGTCAACCTGACCCAGTTCACGACCACCACCCTCAGGTTCACCACCGGGTCGGCGGCCGGGCCGGGGGTTCTGCAGGTCACACCCGATTCGACGATCCAACCGGGGTCGGCGCCGACCAGGGTCACCCTGACCATGAAGGATCCCGCCTGGGAGACCGAGCACCTCGTCCCCATCGGCGAGTCGCAGCTGCTGGTCACCGGGGTCATGGTGTTCGAGACGGCCGACGGCCAGAAGAACTACACCGAGCTGGAAGCCAACCTCACCCCACGATTCGACTAGTTACGGAGCGGCATGCCGGGTTACACGGTTGCGCACATGGGAGGGATCGACGAGCTCGCCATCATCTGGATGCCGCTGGTGATGGGGATCGGCCTGTGGCTGATCTTCCGCACCGGCAAGGACGAGACGAGCCAGGACGCGACGAGCCAGGAGGACGCGGAGATGACGGAGGAGCAATGACCATCCTCTTCGTGGCCGCGCCGATCGTGATGGCCATCGGGCTGTACCTGATCCTGCGCTTCACCAAGGAGCCAGGGGCGGACGACCCAGGGATGCCGGAGGAGCGATGAGCCAGCTGCTCGCCCACGGCGGCATGTTCGCGGCCAGCAACAGCCTGCTGGTGTTCCTGCCGTTCATCGTCGCCGGGGCGGGCCTGGCCTTCATCATCCGGGCCTTCAGCGACAAGATCGACCGCAAGCCCGACGACGGCGTGGCCCGGCTGCCCACGCTGGAGGAGCGGCCTCTGTACCACGTCCACATGCAGATCCGTTCCGGGAGCAAGCCGTCCAGCGCGTCGCGGGCGGCCGGGCCGACGGTGGCCAAGCTCCCGGCACGGCGATGAGCCTCGAGACAGGAGCGGGACGATGGCGGGAATCCTGTTCGCAGTCCTGATCTTTCTGGCGACGATCGCCTGTATCGGCATCGTCATCTGGGGCTCGGAGCCGCCCTCCTGACAGCGACGCCACCGGGTCCGCGACCGGTCGCCTCCCTCGAACGCACCCTCGAGCGGGGCATCATGACCGGCATGGTCGCGGCCGCGGTCATGGCCCTGTTCTCCATGGTCGCCGCGGCCGCCGACCTCGGCGTGTACGGCCGGCTGTACCTGGTCACGGCCATCGTCGAGCCGGGCCCGCTGGAGGTCTCGATGGCCCAGGCCGAGGCCGGGACGGGGGCCTTCCTGGAGGTCGGCGGGGCCGCGGCCGGCCTGGCCGTGCACCTGGCGATCGGGGCCGGCTTCGGGGCGGTGTTCGCGCTGCTGGCCCGCGGCCTGCACCTGCGCGGCCTGGCCGCGCTGGCCGCCGGAGCCGGCTACGGCCTGGCCGTGATGGCGCTCATGGGGCTGCTGGTGCTGCCCGCGGCCGCCGGGCAGACGGCCGGCGGCCAGCTGATCGCCGACGCCCCGCGCCTGCTCGGCTGGCCGGTGTTCGCCGTCGAGCACCTCCTGTACGGGCTCACCCTCGGCCTCTTCGCGTTCCGCGGAGAGGTACGCAGCCCCTATGCGGCCCAACAGGCCAAGCGCTAAGCTAAGGCGTTGGAGCCGGTCCCCGCCGGAAGGAAGGGGCTGCCGTGCCGGAGACGACCAACGGGGGGCAGAGCCGCCGCGCCTCCGGCCGGGTGCTGTCAACGGCCCAGCACGCCTTCCAGGCGCTGGAGATCATCTCCCAGAACCCGCGGGGCATCCCCATCAAGGCCCTGGCCCGGCGGCTCAACATCAGCCTGTCGTCGGGCTACTACCTGATCAGCTCCATGCGCGAGCAGGGGCTGGCCGAGGTGTCGCCGGCCGGCCCCGGCCTGTACACCCTCGGGCCCAAGGTGAGCCTGCTGTACGAGGGCTACATCGCCGCCTCCGCCCAGCCCGAGCGGCTCACGCCGCTGCTGGAGGAGCTGCGCGACCGCGCCTCGGCCCGGTCGTATTCGGCCCGCTGGAGCAACGGCGACCTCGAGGTGGTGCAGATCCGCGGCCGGCGTGGGGCCAGGGAGCTCCAGGAGGTGACCAAGGGCTTCCGGGGGGCGGCCCACAGCCTGGCCCTCGGCAAGCTGTTCCTGGCCCAGCTGCCCGAGGAGCAGTGGTCGCCGTACCTGCACGGCCCCGCCTACAAGCGCTACACCCCGGCGACCATCACCAGCCCGGTGGCGCTGCGCCGGCACCTGCTGGCGGTGCGCGAGCGCGGGATCGCCTTCGACGTCCAGGAGTTCACCAACGGCGCCTGCTGCATCGCCGCCCCCGTCCGGGATTCCCGCAACGCGCTGGTGGCCGCGCTGGGCATCTCGGTCCCGGCCAAGCGCTTCGAGGCCGAGCAGCGGTCCCTGGTCCGGGTGGTCCGCGATCTGGCCGCCGAGGCGTCGATCGAGATGGGCGCCTAGCTCCTAGCGGATCCCGAACCGGGCCCTGACCCGGGGGCGGACCAGGACGATGGCCAGGCCGAAGTCGATCACCCAGCGCAGCACGCCCGGGACCAGGACGGCGTCCAGCACCAGCACGGCCAGGGCCAGGGGCCATGCCCAGCGCTGCTTCCTGTGCAGGCCGATGGCGGCCGCGATCAGCCCGGCGGCCAGCAGGACGGCCACCGGCACCCCGGTGCCCGAGGTCGCGCGGAAGGTGGCCGAAGCCAGCAGGAGGACCACCCCGACGGCCTTGATGACGAACACCACGACCACGATGCTGACCAGCTGGTCGGCCCGCTCGTGCTCGTCGGTCGTCATCATCCCGATCGTATCCGGTGGGTCGCGCTGGCCTCCACCCGCAGGTCGTCGACCATGACGGTGGCCCGGGGGGACCCGCGGGGGAGGACGACCTCGACGGCCAGGGCGGTGCCCGGCCGCTGGGCCTCGTGGGCGACCTCGACCCGCCGCCAGCCGCGGTCGGGGAGCAGGGCCCCGATGGTGTCGGCGGCGAAGCGCCGCCCGCCGGCGACCTCCAGCAGGGTCACCTGGACCAGGGTGCCCGGCTGGCTGGCCCGGACCCGGAGGGTGGCGGCGTAGACCCGTCCCGGCGTGCACCCGGCCATCCCGGCCGCGGCCATGCCCTGGTTCCCGGGGCCGGTGGGGGTGAAGCCGGCCGGCACGGTCCGCTCGACCCGCGCCCCCCCGACGGAGGTCCAGGCCGCCGGCGGCCTGGTCGTCTCCGGTGGGGGAGCGGCGGCCGGAGGGTCCGGCGCCGGGGCGCCCGGCCGCCCCAGCATCTGCCCGACCAGCACGGCGATGGTGAGCACGATCGCGACGGCGGCCAGCAGCCACTCCGCGACCAGATGCTCACGGGCATCCGTCCTGGACCGCCTGACGCTGGCGAGGTGCCGAGGAGGGTGCCAGTTCGGGCCCCTTCCCATACCAGCCGATGGTCGCGGCCCCCGCCAACGCGCCGCTAACCGGCGACCAGGCCGGCCAGGGCGTCCGAGAACGGCCGATCTCAGCCCTGCCGGGCCGACGCCTCCCGCAGGTCGGCCGCGGTCGGGGGGTCGGCGCCGGGGCGGGTGCAGGTGATGGCGGCGGCCAGGACGGCCTCGTCGGCCAGCTCGCTCAGGGTGGCGGCGTCCATCGCCCGGAGGGCGTCCCGCCGGGCCCCGCCGAGCAGGTGGCGGCGGTGCAGGCCGGCCAGCAGGGCGGCCATGCAGGCGTCGCCGGCGCCGACGGTGTCGACCACCTCGACCGCCCGGCCGGGGCGGCCCAGCAC
Proteins encoded in this window:
- a CDS encoding IclR family transcriptional regulator, which produces MPETTNGGQSRRASGRVLSTAQHAFQALEIISQNPRGIPIKALARRLNISLSSGYYLISSMREQGLAEVSPAGPGLYTLGPKVSLLYEGYIAASAQPERLTPLLEELRDRASARSYSARWSNGDLEVVQIRGRRGARELQEVTKGFRGAAHSLALGKLFLAQLPEEQWSPYLHGPAYKRYTPATITSPVALRRHLLAVRERGIAFDVQEFTNGACCIAAPVRDSRNALVAALGISVPAKRFEAEQRSLVRVVRDLAAEASIEMGA
- a CDS encoding methane monooxygenase/ammonia monooxygenase subunit C gives rise to the protein MTDVATPTTERPTAEEPEWKPGRGPIDWLGGWRVCWIGSLAFLGLAIAIRIFQQFTAWTIGIDAASEDFGLYYRSLFIAEVVGVTVGTLMWWGYLVRKGRTVVLKEARHPEEVRRIAVFWGLVGITCVILYIMASFWPNQDGSWHQTAVRDTALTPAHIPMFFLFFPLGITFTVGTYLYGRYWLPKVYGAEKGFPWSFFFLIAASVTEMAQVAMNEWGHSLWITEEIFAVPFHWPFVFYGWLAAGIFALWAETLIRLLQIEGEIEAEAGQPAEEVA
- a CDS encoding methane monooxygenase/ammonia monooxygenase subunit B, giving the protein MRRRIRRVFWATLVAGALLVGSAPAASAHGERAQEAFLRMRTVAWIDTTYSRTTVRQGETFTITGTAKILDAWPTKLAAGAPNTGFMGIIAPGPVVLLKERTINGVSAPTRIDIRRGGIYEFSMTVAGRRPGRWHVHPSFSVKGAGTLLGPGEWITVEENPDGFTNDVQLVGGGTVNLENYQLTPVWIWLILTFLIGLAWMIYWTVPKRTVTNLAVTSQIPLNTDGMEYGLITKKDHRNMNLFVLGTVLLLVVGWIWQSAAFPDKMPQQIIQFAPPEPAIASAPALAESAVGSATYDAASQTLTVETDITNLSQEPVNLTQFTTTTLRFTTGSAAGPGVLQVTPDSTIQPGSAPTRVTLTMKDPAWETEHLVPIGESQLLVTGVMVFETADGQKNYTELEANLTPRFD
- a CDS encoding methane monooxygenase/ammonia monooxygenase subunit A, with protein sequence MAVDSKTLELRQLVNKKYKYIDRKWDAVFWITAAFVVGAAADITKQLFAGDWDFWTDWKDRQWWPIITPFAIIIIGSALQYIQWLAWRFPTGMTYTAVCMFLCTLIGRWLQWGAFVYYPMNFVWPATMVAAAIFADWVLLKTKSFVLTSVIGGILFAVTWWISNYIPMAPFLQPAQWMDRVVTVADVQGIEYVRSQTPEYLRIIESGSLRTFLGETQYVSLVFGATVAVAGYWVGQFIGRGLAIWPIGRFMKKW